Sequence from the Syntrophorhabdaceae bacterium genome:
TCTGCTGCCAATATGGCTGTATTTTATGCTGTTCTTAACTACGGAGATACAATCCTTGGAATGAATATTGCCCACGGTGGTCATCTTACGCACGGCGCCACTGCGAGTTTTTCCGGAAAATACTACAATGCGGTCTCATACAGTGTTTCTGCCAAAGACGAAATGCTCGATTATGATGAGATCAGGGATATTGCCCGTAAAGAACGGCCAAAGCTGATAATAGCAGGGGCGAGCGCTTATTCGAGATTGATCGATTTCAAGAAGTTCAGGGAGATTGCCGATGAGGTGGGGGCATATCTCATGGTCGATATCGCCCATATTGCCGGCCTCATCGCCGCAGACTGTCATCCGAACCCTGTTGAGTATGCCCATTTTATTACTACAACGACACACAAAACCCTCCGCGGCCCTCGCGGGGGCTTGATACTCTGCGCAAAGGAGTTTGCCAGGGCCATTGATTCCGCGGTCTTCCCCGGGATCCAGGGCGGGCCGCTTATGCACGTTATCGCGGCAAAGGCAGTTGCCCTGAAGAAGGCAATGAGCGAAGAATTCAGGGGATACCAGAGGCAGATTATAGCCAATGCCCGGCATCTTTCGGATAGCATGAAGAACCGGGGATACAGGATTGTCTCCGGGGGAACAGATAACCACCTTTTTCTCGTCGACCTTGTGAACAAGGGTGTGACCGGTAAAGAGGCCCAGGAGGCTCTGGAAGAAAGCGGTATCATGATTAACAAGAACCTCATCCCTTTTGACGCGAAAGGCCCCAATGTAACCAGCGGTATCCGGATCGGTACTCCTGCAGTTACTACGCGGGGAATGAAGGAACGGGAGATGGAGATCATCTGTGAGTTCATGGATACGGTCCTGCAGCACATGGAAGATCGGTCGCTTCGAAAAGACACAAAGGAAAAGGTCAGGACGCTTTGCGCCGGGTTTCCTTTTTATTCCCGCATCTTTAACATATGAAAAACCACCGCCCTGACTGGGATTCTTATTTTATGGAGATCGCAAGGATTGTTTCGAAACGGTCCACGTGCACAAGAAGGAGCGTGGGGGCCCTTATCGTAAAGAACAAAAGGATCCTTGCCACAGGATACAACGGTGCCCCGACAGGCCTGCGTCACTGCATGGACCTCGGGTGTATGCGTGAACAGCTTAAGGTTGCCTCCGGTGAACGCCATGAACTCTGCAGAGGTCTCCATGCGGAACAGAATGCGATCATACAGGCAGCGTATCACGGTGTGAGTATCGCCGGCGCCCAGCTTTATTCGACCCACCTGCCCTGTTCTATCTGTATAAAGATGGTTATCAACGCAGGTATCGGAACAGTATATTATCTCGATGGTTATTCTGATGAGCTTTCTTTACAATTGATTAAAGAATCCGGCATCATCCTGAAGAAGGTAGTTCTCAAGGAGGACCCCGGGAAGGCGGATACATAAAGACAGTGAATAGTGAATGGTGAATGGTGAATAGCGAGAACCAAAGAAACCAAAGAAACGATCCGAACGCATTGCGGCGAACGGTTTTTCCCGATATACGATATACGAATTACGATATACGATCTGCTATGAGCTAACGTTATGAAATGTCCTTTCTGTAATGACCCTGAGAGCAAGGTCCTTGATTCGAGAATGAGCAAAGAGATGGACACTATCCGCAGGCGGCGGGAGTGTCTCAAATGCGGCAAGCGCTTCTCTACGGCAGAGAGGCTTGAGGAGGGTCTGCCGCTTGTTATAAAAAAGGATGACAGGAGGGAGGACTTCGACAGGACCAAGATCCTGAACGGGTTGAACAAGGCCTGCGAAAAGAGACCCATCAGTATAACGAATATAGAGAAGATCGTTTCAAGGATCGAATATAACCTGCTGGAAAAGGGTGAACGAGAGATCAAGGCCACCGAGATCGGTGAGATGGTCATGGACGAACTGAGGAAGCTCGATGAGATAGCCTATGTCCGGTTCGCGTCTGTGTACAGACAGTTCAAGGACATCAATGAATTCATGGAAGAGCTGAAAGATCTGCTCCTTAAAAAGGATGAAGAGTGAAAGACGAACAGTACATACGCATGACACTTTCTCTTGCAAAAAAAGGATTTGGCTCCACATCGCCGAACCCTATGGTAGGCGCTGTACTCGTAAAAGGGAAAGAGATAGTAGGCAGGGGTTATCATAAAAAGGCAGGCCAGGCCCATGCTGAAGTGGTTGCTATCAATGACGCGCAAGGGGAGGCACGGGGGTCAACCCTTTACATAAACCTGGAACCCTGTGTACACCAGGGCAAAACGCCACCCTGTACGGACACGATAATACAGGCGGGTATCAAGCGGGTGGTTGTTTCCATGGTTGATCCTAATCCAAAGGTGAACGGCAGGGGAATAGAGGCCTTGCGGAAGGCCGGGATTGAGGTGAAGGTAGGCGTTCTTGACGAGGAGGCGAGAAGGCTCAACGAGGCCTTTGTGGTCTACATGGAAAAGAAAAGGCCCTTCTTCGTCATGAAGTCGGCTGTGAGCCTTGACGGAAAGATCGCCACCAAGACCTGTGATTCAAAATGGATATCGAATGAAGAATCAAGGAAGTATGCAGATAGATTACGGTCGGTCATGGACGGCATCCTGGTAGGGATCAACACAGTTATAACGGACAATCCATTGCTGGTCCCAAAGGTCATACGACCGAAGAAATATCCCGCAAGGATAATACTCGACTCCAAGCTCAGGATACCCCTTGCCTGTGATATTGCGAAGACATCCGGAAAGTATAAGACGCTGGTCTTTACTTCAGAGGATTCCAGGGCGGACAGGGAGACAAAACTCGTATCCATGGGGATCGAGGTTATCAGGATCCCGAACGACGGGAATGGCCGGACGTCGTTGAAGCACGTATGCCAGGAACTCTATAAAAGAGGGATCCTGAGTGTCTTTGTCGAAGGCGGCGGGGAGGTCAACAGCGCGCTCCTCAAGGAAGACCTGCTGGATAAGGTGGTTCTCTTTTACGCGCCTATCATTATCGGAGGCAAGAACGCCCTCAATCTCATCGGTGGTAAAGGTATCGATTTTCTGAAGGATGCGTACAGGATCGATGTCACGACCATCAAAAGATTTAAAGAGGATATCTGCATAGAAGGATATGTTCACAGGAATCATTGAAGACATCGGAATAATCACCGGCATAAACAAGATGAGCGGGAAATGGGAGTTTGCCGTCAAAACGAATCTTTCGCCTTTTGATATCAGGGAAGGCGACAGTGTTTCTGTCAACGGTGTCTGCCTGACAGCCACAAAGACAGGGAAGGGGACCTTCAGCGCAGACGTGTCCCTCGAGACGCTGGACAGGACTACTCTGAAGGAGGCAAAGGTATCGCAACGGGTCAATATTGAACGTGCGATGGAGGCCGGGGGGAGGTTTGGCGGGCATCTTGTGACCGGTCATGTCGACGCTATCGGGACGATCGCGGATATAAAAAAGGCGGGCGATTCAACCCAACTAAGTATCGAGGTACCGGCCGATATAACAAGGTATTTCGTGCAAAAGGGCTCTGTGGCAGTCGATGGAATGAGCTTGACAGTCAACAGTCAACATGATAATATATTTACAGTTAACATAATTCCACATACTCTATCCAGGACCACCATAGGCGAAAAGAACCTGCGGGACAGAGTAAACATAGAGACCGACATTATCGGCAAATACGTGGAAAGCTTTTTGATCAGAAATAAACGGAAGGGGATAGACCTGGGTTTTCTCTCCGACCATGGATACGTAAAAGGGGACAGGTAATGGCAATAGCAAAGATCGAAGATGTGCTTCGTGATATCCGCGAAGGCAAAATGGTGATCATCGTAGATGATGAGGACAGGGAAAA
This genomic interval carries:
- a CDS encoding serine hydroxymethyltransferase, whose product is MMKLDGNDKEIYELVRHELEREEYSLVLIASENYVDEDILAMQGCVLTNKYAEGYPSKRYYSGCRYLDDIESIAIERAKTLFKAEHANVQPHSGSAANMAVFYAVLNYGDTILGMNIAHGGHLTHGATASFSGKYYNAVSYSVSAKDEMLDYDEIRDIARKERPKLIIAGASAYSRLIDFKKFREIADEVGAYLMVDIAHIAGLIAADCHPNPVEYAHFITTTTHKTLRGPRGGLILCAKEFARAIDSAVFPGIQGGPLMHVIAAKAVALKKAMSEEFRGYQRQIIANARHLSDSMKNRGYRIVSGGTDNHLFLVDLVNKGVTGKEAQEALEESGIMINKNLIPFDAKGPNVTSGIRIGTPAVTTRGMKEREMEIICEFMDTVLQHMEDRSLRKDTKEKVRTLCAGFPFYSRIFNI
- the ribD gene encoding bifunctional diaminohydroxyphosphoribosylaminopyrimidine deaminase/5-amino-6-(5-phosphoribosylamino)uracil reductase RibD, coding for MKDEQYIRMTLSLAKKGFGSTSPNPMVGAVLVKGKEIVGRGYHKKAGQAHAEVVAINDAQGEARGSTLYINLEPCVHQGKTPPCTDTIIQAGIKRVVVSMVDPNPKVNGRGIEALRKAGIEVKVGVLDEEARRLNEAFVVYMEKKRPFFVMKSAVSLDGKIATKTCDSKWISNEESRKYADRLRSVMDGILVGINTVITDNPLLVPKVIRPKKYPARIILDSKLRIPLACDIAKTSGKYKTLVFTSEDSRADRETKLVSMGIEVIRIPNDGNGRTSLKHVCQELYKRGILSVFVEGGGEVNSALLKEDLLDKVVLFYAPIIIGGKNALNLIGGKGIDFLKDAYRIDVTTIKRFKEDICIEGYVHRNH
- a CDS encoding cytidine/deoxycytidylate deaminase family protein, with the translated sequence MKNHRPDWDSYFMEIARIVSKRSTCTRRSVGALIVKNKRILATGYNGAPTGLRHCMDLGCMREQLKVASGERHELCRGLHAEQNAIIQAAYHGVSIAGAQLYSTHLPCSICIKMVINAGIGTVYYLDGYSDELSLQLIKESGIILKKVVLKEDPGKADT
- the nrdR gene encoding transcriptional regulator NrdR, which codes for MKCPFCNDPESKVLDSRMSKEMDTIRRRRECLKCGKRFSTAERLEEGLPLVIKKDDRREDFDRTKILNGLNKACEKRPISITNIEKIVSRIEYNLLEKGEREIKATEIGEMVMDELRKLDEIAYVRFASVYRQFKDINEFMEELKDLLLKKDEE
- a CDS encoding riboflavin synthase, which produces MFTGIIEDIGIITGINKMSGKWEFAVKTNLSPFDIREGDSVSVNGVCLTATKTGKGTFSADVSLETLDRTTLKEAKVSQRVNIERAMEAGGRFGGHLVTGHVDAIGTIADIKKAGDSTQLSIEVPADITRYFVQKGSVAVDGMSLTVNSQHDNIFTVNIIPHTLSRTTIGEKNLRDRVNIETDIIGKYVESFLIRNKRKGIDLGFLSDHGYVKGDR